One Carettochelys insculpta isolate YL-2023 chromosome 1, ASM3395843v1, whole genome shotgun sequence genomic window, GTATGGCGTACCATCACCTTTTTACAGAGCTGgctaggagccagagcccccgagccccacagcagtgtggggctgggtaccagggccccctgcagggctcagagctggagcccctgctgccctactgcagccccagccatgggaatccAGCAAGGGGGACAAAGGGAGAGGGGTGGCCAGGAGCtgtaccagctcctttttttttttttttaaatacaaaggagGATACTATGATCACCATTTCACAAAGAGTAACGGTTCTTAGAAAATTTCCCAGATTAAAGAATTACTAACTAATCTCCATATAGAGATTACATAATTATGACCACAGAAAAATGATCAAATTTCAAGACATGAATTGGATAGTAAATGAATGTGGGGGGAAAAACAGAAATGAACATTAAGGCTGGGAAAAAGTCACAGGCGGCTGAAGAGGAAGCTGTGAAAACCAAAAGATCATGAGTTTGCATGCTGGGGCAAAATCTCACCAAGAAGTGGAAGGAGTTTCAGCGACAGTGAACTGCTCGTACACATGGTCTATGATGCTAGCTTTTTCCCCAGTCTGACTGGTTAAAAAGTTATTGCATTTATTCATCGTTCTGTTTTCTAAGCACAAAGAGTATTTCTATATCTTTGCTGGAGGACTCCTGTGCTGCCCCAATATATATCATCTGCGCATCCAGCATTAAAGCCTCCATGCTTCCAGCTGAGAGCTGGACAAATTCCTTTCACAGCAAGCAACTACCATATCTTAATCAGTTGTAGAGTGACTTCAGAGCAATATCAGTTGCTCCCTTTttccactttaaagactacataTAGATTTATAGATTGTAAGGCCACAAGGAACCAATATCATCACCTCATCTGACTTACTGTACAGCATATGCCGtagaccctccccacccccaaaatattTCGTAGATCAGATCTTTCaggaaaacatccaatcttgatttaaaatttgtcAGCAGTGGAGAATCTACTGTGACCCTGTAAGTCATTCTAATGGTTAATTACCTTTAGTGTCACAGTTCGTTTCTGATCTGAAGGTGCCAACCTGCAACCTTAAGCCAGTGGATTGTTACACCTTTCTGTGCTACACTGAGCAGACAATTATCAAATATTCACTCCTCACATAAATACTTACAGACTCtcatcaagtcaccccttaaccttctctttgttaagataaCTAACTCAAGTAAGACACGTTttttaatcctttaatcattctcacaCCTCTTCTCTGAATTCTCTCTAACTTACCCACATCCTTCTGATGTTGTGGGTACCAAAGCTGAACACAGCACTCCAACTGCAACTGCGCCACAGTGAATTTCAGAGGAAAAATACTCTACCTACTCAGTCTTGAGATTTCTCCTTATTCAACCAAGGATTTGGCCACAGAATTGCACTGGGAGCTTATGTTAAGATCATTACCCACCATTACCATTTCAGAGTCTCCACATGTCAGAAAAGTGTCCTCCTCCTGTAATTGTGGCCAGTATTCTTTATTTctaaatatatacatttaaattTAGCCACATTAAAATGCATACTGTTTGCTTACACTCAACTTACCAAGTCATATAGATCACTACGTACCAGTAACCTGCCTTCTTTGttatttacctctcccccaaTATTTCCTGCTTCTACAGTAAACCTGGCTCAAGGAGCAAAGGCCAGAATCAGGCATCAAATTCAGAGCTACCACACAGACTCCAGCCCCAACACACTCATTCTGTTCATATGTGTGAATTTATAGAATTGGGGATGATTAGAGGTGCAAAACTACCCACAGTCAGGCATAGGGCAGAAGGAAACAACAGAACTTTTCCTATTtcgttaacaacaagaagtcttgtggtaccttacagactaacagatattttggagcataagcttttgtgggcaaagacccgcttcatcagatgcatgagtggggggtgctttcagaggggtgtttaaagagtggggtcccagtaagagggagtgtcagagctgacaaggtctattcagcaaggtggaaatggcccagtatcaatagtacttataaaaagaggaaaaaacaagttagattggacagggggatgtgagcctttgtcagagtctaatggagagatattaatgcccagggcagagaagctctttttgtaagctgcgagccactcccagtttctgtttaatccgtggttaatggagtcaaatttccaaataaattgcagctcagagatttctctctccatttgatttttgaaatttctttgtttcaggccTGTCACCcgtaaatctgccactgagtgtccagggagactgaagtgttcacccacagacttctgtacattaccattcctggtgTCCgacttatgtccatttattcttttattgagagactgtccagtttgacaaatgtaaattgcagtggggcattgctggaacatgatgatatatattatattagtagatgtacaggtaaaggagcccctgatgggattgatgttaggtcctatgatgatatcactggtgtagatatgtatcggaggagtagccgtgttagtctggatctgtaaacagcaacgaagggtccagtggcaccttatagactaacagaaaagttttgagcatgagctttcatgagcacagactgatgaagtgagtctgtgctcatgaaagctcatgctcaaaacttttctgttagtctataaggtgccacaggacccttcattgctggtgtagatatgtgagcagagttggcagcaaggactgttgaaggggctggttccaggcctacagTCACTGGTTTGTGACCTGTAGtgactggtgaggatttgtttaaggttggcaggctgtctgtgggcgaggacaggcctgcctccccaggtcTGAGAGAGCGAAAGAtcgttgttcaggatgggttgcagatcactgatgatgcattggagaggccttaggtgggggctgtatgtgatggtcagtggtgttctcttgttttccttgcaaggcctgtcttgtagcaggtggcttctgggtacccgtctggctctatcaatctgtttccctCACTTCCTTCGGTGGatactgtagtttgaggaaagcttggtaagggtcttgtagatgtttgtctctgtctgatggatcagagcaaatacggttgtaccttagtgcctggctgtaaacaatggatcgtgtagtatgccctggatagAAGccggaggtgtgtagataagcatagtggtccgtgggtttttggtatagggtggtatttatgtgactgtagcttatctgcacagtagtgtccaggaagtgaatttcttgtgtggactggtccaggctaaggttgatggtggggtggaaactgttgataTCACTGTGGacctcttcaagagcctccttcccatgggtccagatgatgaagatgtcatcaatgtagtgcaggcagaggaggggcgctaggggacaagaactgagaaagcgttgttccaggtcagccataaaaatgttggcagactgtggggccatgcgggtgcccatagcagtgccactgattggAAGGTATAATTtatcaccaaatctgaaatagttgtgggtgaggacaaagtcacaaagctctgccaccatttgtgcctcagtctcatcagggataatgttcctaaacagcttggagtccatcttcatgtgggatattggtgtaaagggcctctacatgcATCGTGGCTGGAATTATCTTCCTGTTCTGAGCTCTCCATACAACTCAGACAATAAAACTAAATAACGTCTTACACGATTTCTACTGTCAGTCTTCAGACTCATCTAAACCATGACTTAGTTAAGTTAAAGTAACAAACTCTTTGACAAGTCTGTAATGCAGACCAGTATTAAATgcttttcagggcagggactaTATTTGTTATGTGTGTGTATGGCACCTCCCACAACACCCATCCTTGGTCCCTGTTAGGGCTCCAAAGTGCTATTATAAtacaaatagtaaataataaCAAACAAGAACAACAATAATTTAAAGGAGGTTAAGTCTGAGAACTACTCAAAGTCATTTTTGTTTGCAGTTCCACACAGAATTTGAACCTAGTGCTCAAGAAGTGGGAAGTGAGAGCAGGAGCCCAGCTATGTCATTACCTCTCAGCATACAGACAGGATTAATTAcataaagcaaaaccaaacatAACTGAATTTGCATCACCTTATCAAAAAACCTGCTCAGCTTGACAGCATTGGATGAGCCTGCAGCCAGATAGCGGGGATTGGTGCAGTCCTAGAACACACAAAAGGCAACTCACATTTAGGAACCATGCTGCGCCACAATCATCAAGGAGCAGGAAAACTACTGAAAATAACTAGGTACTCAGCTCAACTCTTCATCTTAAACAGAATGTGCTAGATTTCTATAGAACGTAAAGATATGCAACAACAGGTGTCACTTTAAGAACTGATTACCTAATAAAACATAAACAGGTGAACATCAAGCCAAAACAGCTGAAATATTTGGTTTTGCTGCAGTTGTTAAACCAGGAGAGGGAGAACAAGGAAATCAGCAAGTCCACTTCCCAGAAACAGGCAGACACAACCAGTGAAACAAACACAGCAAACTCATACTGACTTCTGTTCCAAAGCCATTTGGCAGGACACAGAACGTGGGGGAAAAGCATCGCTGGCTGACTTCCAAATGGAAGAGGACAAAACCAAttgagggtaaaaaaaaaaaaaaagcttttaatcTTTTAAACAGGGATCCACACACAAGATATGGCTTCATCCCACTCTCAAAACTGTGTGTTAAAAGGAACTTTAGAAGACCCACTACAAATACAAAATCAAAACtaagctacagtaaaccctcagttttaCAGACctcaatttagcagacttcagaaacAGAGGACATCCCACCATTCCTCCCGAAGTCCACTGGGGTCTAAATCCTCCCCCAGGTCgccgccaaaaaaaaaataaagggggaAGACTTACTGCCGCCACAGACTGCAccatggtgggagaagtgtgtggcggtggcagcagctcctgcaggtcagggggtggctcctccagcagcgGGCAGTGATGCAGCTGCGCGTGGCAAGGTGCCATTAGCCACATGCAGCAGGTCCCTGAAGCGGCaaggcacctccagctgcacatggcaaGGCAGGTGCAGCCACTTGCAGCAGGATCTGAGCCAGGGCGGGGTCCAGGGCTTCCTGCAGTGGTGGATTTGGTGAGTGGCAgggcttttttattattttattttattttttttggttttgaggTGTTTTGTGGTGGGCGAGGGAGCGGGACTGGGGCcgggagagctgggggagcagtAAACCCTCACACTTAATGGACTTTCAAgaataatggacacccctccctccattagtccattaaattaaaAGTTTACCATATTTAAAAAATGTTAGGTTGCTACTTGTTATAAAGGCACAATACCAGAAACCAGTGATTTCTTAATAGTACAGCAAAAGGAACCTTCAACAGCCATGGTTCCCAACCACTAGCAATGGGGCATCGAGCTCTAAACTGCTGATATTTCAGTCTGTCCTCCCTCCCCTTACGTTGAGTTCTATGCTAGGTCTCAGTGCATTACTGTTACCTCTTCCCATCTGACTGCATGTGCTCTTATGCCAAAACGTGGACTCCTGTGATCTAGGATTTAGGGCAGTTCAAGCTCTTCACAGGTTGAATGACACACAAATGAATGGGTGGTTGTGGACACAGCTGACGTCAGTCTGAAGTGCCCTGAGTAGTTTGTTAACCATTGGTCTACAAGCTGTGTTTTGGATGGATGAGGAACAATTCAGCTAAGAAAGTACCAAAGGTGCCTATAGAATCAGCAGAAACAAAGATGCCTTCATGTTGAGGAAATCTATGGGAAAGACTCTTTCCTGACACTGTCTGCAACTTCCAGAAGAAACAATCTGATGGAAATGAGAACAAATTGTTCTCAGACCAACTCATGATTCTCTCTCTCGTTAAAATGAAGAAATCAATAGGGCTgttgagaaaaattaaaaaatccagATTCTCTGCACCAATACAATTGGAGTGCCTCAAGCCATGAAGTTTACTAACAAAGGAAGTCACTCTGGATGTTATCCTCTTCAAAACCCAAGAGGCTCAGGAAAGCAAATACATCAGAGCAGTTTTTATTCTATGTTAGAGAAGTAGGTCCTTCGTGCCAAATACAAGAAAAAATAATTCTTGATACGGATCAGCCCGGTAGGGTTGAAAAAATGAGTCACATCTCCCCAAAAATAAATACATCAGGCAGGAATTTTCTGTAGAGCCCTGAATCATCAGCTTTTAAAACATGTACTAGAATTTGACACTTGCTTGTTAAAAGTGTcaacaattttcttttaaagactATTTTTAAGTGAGCTGGGTGGTAAGGTAAAGCGCTGGCTTTACAGCCCTGAAGACACATTAAGACGTAAGTACAATCTCCCAAGCTGAAAACACAGTCTGAAAATTCCAATATTACATCTGGATTTCCCCAGGCTAAACTTCAGCCAACCATTATACATCTAGCCACCACTTTTTGGCAGCGGTATAGCTATACATTGGCATAATCTGTATTTGCTGAAAAGGAAAGTCAGTGAAAAAAACAAGAACTAGACTCAGGACTCCTGACTCTCAATCCCAAAAGCCCTAAGTCATCCTGCTGACTCCCCACAACCAGCTTCTTTCTTCTAGATCTACTGTTTCTCCACTGTGCATGCAAAGAGTATGGTTAGCCAACACTAAATGACCCCAGTGTAACAGAGCAGGCAGTCACCAGTAGTGTAGTTTCTGTAACTGGGATCTCACAGTTCTCTTTGCCTGAAAATCATCATGCCAggtcaaagaaaaacaaaacttctgGCAAAAATACTAACCAGATTGATCTCTTCTGCATTGAAATCCTCAGCCAGGAAAGCTGTTCTGGTCAAAACTTCATTGCGCTTAGGCTCTGGGATCTGGTCCAATTTGGTTCCTATCACCAGCAGTGGAATCTGGTTATCAGCAAACTGTTCGCGGTCATAGTCCCTGCACAGTGAAAAACAGAGTAATACAAACCTACATGAGAGTGACAACCCCTCAAGCGAGATAAAGGGTACCATACCTTCCCTTTTCAATCTAGATGGTGGGAGATTCTTGGATATTGTGTTCTGACAGCCAAAAATGGGCTGTTCTGCATTGTGAGGGAGGGTTTCTGCAGTTGAAACACACTGCTGGTTGGAGATTTAGAATGGAAGTATATATGAGACTAGCACCTGAAACATGCATGGGGGCTCCTGTTTGAAGAGGACAAGGTGGGAAGCAGCAGCTAAGAGATAAGCTGGATCACAATGCAAGAGCTGGAGAAGAGCAGGAAGGAAATGGAAACTGACAGGctgattgggaaccactgcatgtttgaaatggggaggaggagaagaaaggaaCCAGCAGCTGGGTTGGGTCAGATCTCCAATCGGGAAAAGGAGAAGGCAGAACTAACTAGCAGGCtgaccatgttaaaaaaaaataaaaggaaacaaagtgAGAATAAGGTGGATGAAGTGTAGAATACTACTGCCCATACCCCAACAGTATCAGAAAAGAGGCTGCAGGGGTAGATGGACCGCTGGTTttacccagtatggccactctcaTATTTATACTATATAACTCACATCCTTAGAGAAACCCTGAGTTCCCATTTATTTCAGAACCAATGCAAAACTTCGCCCCATAGTTTTGAAACTCTCCACTTGTTTCAGCTCGCTTCATAGGCCTTTTCTCTGTTCCACAGTATAAATTGGTGGGAGACAAGCTTCTTTGCAACCACACCGAATATGGATTTTGGACAACACGCCTCCCTGTGTTTTTAAAAGAGCAGCTGTATAGCTGTCTGTGGTGTGcatgttgtggggggaggggagaaggaaacAGAACCCCAGCTATAAACACCCCCGACACACATGCTCATTCCATTGCTCCCATTCTCATGTGTGTGATTTTTCTAGGGCAAATACCCAATAAGATGGTGCAGCACTCACAAAAACACACTCAGTGAATACATTTCTTTAGCAAAGCCCCAAAAAATTCTGCTAAAGAAATCTGCAAGACTTACTGCTTCACTACTCCTCCCAGAAAAAAAGCAATCTAGGATACGGGCACATCCACATTTTCATGAAGACTCCTGACAAATTACTCTGAATGAAAGTCTTTGAGATAGAAGGAAATGTATCTGTTCCTACATGAACCTCAACAAACATAGAAGGAGCAATAGAGACATGGCTCCTCTGACCCCAGCGTATTACCAGAAAACCCAAGGATCTGGAAACAGTGGGAACTGCTTTGTAAATGGAACAGCAGTACCATTTCTTTCTCACAGTCCCACAGCTCTTCTCAAACTTCCGAAGTACATCCTAACCTAAGAATGCTGCACTTGGTCAAATTTGTGATAAAGAATGAAGAGAGATACACAACAGCTGGAGTCACGTCTCATGCTGTGTGCACACTGTACACTCACCCATTCGTCACTAGCACTCCAGTTGGAGCCACATCTCGGTTAAGTGTTTCTAATGACCATCGATACAAGTTCtgagaggacttcttgttggttaaGTCATGAACTAATATTATGCCTAAACAGAGAAGACAGACAGACCATTTCTTAATAACATATCTTCCTAACCTCACAGACCACGAAACTCTGGAACTGACAGAGGCAAGAGCCTCACACGGAGTCAGGCTGAAAACATTAGCAAGTAGAAGTTGTTTCTACTACTTTAAATTGTCTTGTCATTATGGAGACCCAGTTAAATGTGCTATAACTAAATGTGACCCAGGCCCTCTGATTGGGCCGGGAAGGCCAAAGGAGACAGTTGCACAGGGgacccagctccagccaccactgctgttacttgagttcccagctctcctcttCAGCC contains:
- the RABL3 gene encoding rab-like protein 3 isoform X3, with amino-acid sequence MHSVSASKDIHDYKEGTPEEKTYYIELWDIGGSVGSASSVKSTRAVFYNSVNGIILVHDLTNKKSSQNLYRWSLETLNRDVAPTGVLVTNGDYDREQFADNQIPLLVIGTKLDQIPEPKRNEVLTRTAFLAEDFNAEEINLDCTNPRYLAAGSSNAVKLSRFFDKVIEKRYLLRDGNQIPGFSDRKRYGGSALKSLHYD